A DNA window from Myxococcales bacterium contains the following coding sequences:
- the aguB gene encoding N-carbamoylputrescine amidase: MTRPVTVAALQTDLTDDVATNLARVTDLIRAAADRGAQIVLPSELFEGHYFCRAQREDDFARARPLAGHPTITALAELARELGVVIPVSFFEQDGPEHYNSVAILDADGRHLGTYRKSHIPDGPGYQEKFFFKPGNTGFLTFATRYATIGVGICWDQWFPECARAMTLGGADLLFYPTAIGTEPEEPDFDSRDSWQRVMIGHAIANQVGVIASNRAGVEGDGGGAITFHGSSFICDHRGDKLAELDRTERGVITATFDLAGLARARASMGFFRDRRPDLYGRLVK, from the coding sequence ATGACCCGCCCCGTCACCGTCGCCGCGCTGCAGACCGATCTCACCGACGACGTCGCCACCAACCTGGCGCGCGTCACCGATCTGATCCGGGCCGCGGCCGATCGCGGCGCCCAGATCGTGCTGCCGTCGGAGCTGTTCGAGGGCCACTACTTCTGCCGCGCGCAGCGCGAGGACGACTTCGCCCGGGCCCGGCCGCTCGCGGGCCACCCGACGATCACCGCGCTGGCGGAGCTGGCGCGGGAGCTCGGCGTCGTCATCCCGGTGTCGTTCTTCGAGCAGGACGGCCCCGAGCACTACAACTCGGTGGCGATCCTCGACGCCGACGGCCGCCACCTCGGCACCTACCGCAAGAGCCACATCCCCGACGGGCCGGGCTACCAGGAGAAGTTCTTCTTCAAGCCCGGCAACACCGGCTTCTTGACGTTCGCCACGCGCTACGCCACGATCGGCGTCGGCATCTGCTGGGACCAGTGGTTCCCCGAGTGCGCGCGGGCCATGACGCTGGGCGGCGCCGACCTGCTGTTCTACCCGACCGCGATCGGGACCGAGCCCGAGGAGCCCGACTTCGACTCGCGGGACAGCTGGCAGCGCGTGATGATCGGCCACGCGATCGCCAACCAGGTCGGCGTGATCGCGTCCAACCGCGCCGGCGTCGAGGGCGACGGCGGCGGCGCGATCACGTTCCACGGCAGCTCGTTCATCTGCGACCACCGCGGCGACAAGCTGGCCGAGCTCGATCGCACCGAGCGCGGCGTCATCACCGCGACCTTCGACCTGGCCGGCCTGGCCCGGGCCCGGGCGTCGATGGGCTTCTTCCGCGACCGCCGCCCCGACCTGTACGGTCGCCTGGTGAAGTAG
- a CDS encoding YceI family protein, translating to MKKLGTFVVIAVAAVGLSLAGCKKKDQNGAGAGTGSAAGTGSAAGTGSAAGTGSAAGTGSAAGTGSAAVDPSAGSGAAPVATADYIKAIGDHVSDKGKVDVTFATFAITQASFDPANLEGGTAELSVDVTSLASGNPDRDDHLKSPDFLDVAKFGKVTVKVDNVKKSGDKTYTGDATLNLHGVEKKLAATIEVLSSTADSVTVKATAPFSRLDFGISGVQDKVKPEVTLEAQLTLKKM from the coding sequence ATGAAGAAGCTCGGAACGTTCGTCGTCATCGCTGTCGCCGCCGTCGGCCTGTCGCTCGCCGGCTGCAAGAAGAAGGATCAGAACGGCGCGGGCGCCGGCACCGGCTCGGCCGCGGGCACCGGCTCGGCCGCGGGCACCGGCTCGGCCGCGGGCACCGGCTCGGCCGCGGGCACCGGCTCGGCCGCGGGCACCGGCTCGGCCGCGGTCGATCCCAGCGCCGGCTCGGGCGCGGCCCCGGTCGCGACCGCCGACTACATCAAGGCCATCGGCGATCACGTCTCGGACAAGGGCAAGGTCGACGTGACCTTCGCCACCTTCGCCATCACCCAGGCCAGCTTCGATCCGGCCAACCTCGAGGGGGGCACCGCCGAGCTCAGCGTCGACGTGACCAGCCTGGCGAGCGGCAACCCCGACCGCGACGACCACCTGAAGTCGCCCGACTTCCTCGACGTGGCCAAGTTCGGCAAGGTCACCGTCAAGGTCGACAACGTCAAGAAGTCCGGCGACAAGACCTACACCGGCGACGCGACGCTCAACCTGCACGGCGTCGAGAAGAAGCTCGCGGCCACGATCGAGGTGCTGAGCTCGACCGCCGACAGCGTCACCGTCAAGGCCACGGCGCCGTTCAGCCGCCTCGACTTCGGCATCAGCGGCGTCCAGGACAAGGTCAAGCCCGAGGTCACCCTCGAGGCCCAGCTGACGCTCAAGAAGATGTGA
- a CDS encoding YqgE/AlgH family protein — MTGTNLAPGLLIAMPQLIDPNFTRSVVLMIEHNDSGSFGLVINQPSPIKAGELLDSLAMAWGGDDDTVVWSGGPVSPTTGWVLHEPLAALATDDGTAAIGPGVALSTSPERLRLLAASPPTRLRLLLGYSGWGPGQLAREMAQGSWLHADLDAKIVFDLDADAMWRAAVASLGINPDAVVVGRGVN, encoded by the coding sequence GTGACGGGCACCAACCTCGCTCCCGGGCTGCTGATCGCGATGCCGCAGCTCATCGATCCAAACTTCACGCGGTCGGTGGTGCTGATGATCGAGCACAACGACAGCGGGTCGTTCGGCCTCGTCATCAACCAGCCCAGCCCGATCAAGGCCGGCGAGCTGCTCGACAGCCTGGCGATGGCGTGGGGCGGCGACGACGACACCGTCGTGTGGTCGGGCGGCCCGGTCAGCCCGACCACCGGCTGGGTGCTCCACGAGCCGCTCGCGGCGCTGGCCACCGACGACGGGACCGCGGCGATCGGTCCGGGCGTGGCGCTGTCGACCTCGCCCGAGCGCCTGCGCCTGCTGGCGGCCAGCCCGCCGACGCGGCTGCGGCTCTTGCTCGGCTACTCCGGCTGGGGCCCGGGCCAGCTCGCCCGTGAGATGGCGCAGGGCTCGTGGCTGCACGCCGACCTCGACGCCAAGATCGTGTTCGACCTCGACGCCGACGCGATGTGGCGGGCCGCGGTCGCGAGCCTCGGGATCAACCCCGACGCCGTGGTCGTGGGCCGCGGCGTGAACTGA
- a CDS encoding YceI family protein, whose translation MPRSPFLLALAPATALAAGGVRWAMQGSGNVYTATHKRFYQPDPDLGWRVVPGGPLWLGLEVLAILAAITVGVLAAAWLVRRWERKRGTPVRWARVVLGVGGALPIALPIFAFTTGFGPANGRETLPAGATAAAPTEGIEGRLALPAGRYAVIAHAGSAITATVSAGEETFEARFGGGLDGAWTGDPGDLRAPSTATVSVDASTVDTGVDMRSDHAREKYLAVAKFPRIALTIDRLIAARQDGPAQIAFRAAAHLDLLGEPLPVEITGTLRAPDAAGRERLGVGAATPTLLVSADLEISVKGSGLRGSAASFDADRIPITVSLVLTKNP comes from the coding sequence ATGCCTCGCAGCCCGTTCCTGCTCGCGCTCGCGCCCGCGACCGCCCTCGCGGCGGGCGGCGTGCGCTGGGCGATGCAGGGCTCGGGCAACGTCTACACGGCGACGCACAAGCGCTTCTACCAGCCCGATCCTGACCTGGGCTGGCGCGTGGTGCCGGGCGGGCCGCTGTGGCTCGGCCTCGAGGTGCTGGCGATCCTCGCCGCGATCACCGTCGGGGTCCTGGCCGCCGCCTGGCTGGTCCGCCGCTGGGAGCGCAAGCGCGGCACGCCGGTCCGCTGGGCCCGGGTCGTGCTCGGCGTCGGCGGCGCGCTGCCGATCGCGCTGCCGATCTTCGCGTTCACCACCGGCTTCGGCCCCGCCAACGGCCGCGAGACCCTGCCGGCCGGCGCCACCGCCGCCGCGCCCACCGAGGGCATCGAGGGGCGCCTCGCCCTGCCCGCCGGTCGCTACGCGGTCATCGCCCACGCCGGCTCGGCGATCACCGCGACGGTCAGCGCCGGCGAGGAGACGTTCGAGGCCCGGTTCGGCGGCGGCCTCGACGGCGCCTGGACCGGCGACCCCGGCGATCTCCGCGCGCCATCGACGGCCACGGTCTCGGTCGACGCGAGCACCGTCGACACCGGCGTCGACATGCGCTCGGACCACGCGCGTGAGAAGTACCTCGCGGTCGCGAAGTTCCCGCGCATCGCGCTGACCATCGACCGGCTGATCGCGGCGCGCCAGGACGGCCCGGCCCAGATCGCGTTCCGGGCCGCCGCCCACCTCGACCTCCTCGGCGAGCCGCTGCCGGTCGAGATCACCGGCACCCTGCGCGCCCCCGACGCGGCCGGGCGCGAACGCCTCGGCGTCGGCGCCGCGACCCCGACCTTGCTGGTCAGCGCCGACCTCGAGATCTCGGTCAAGGGCAGCGGCCTGCGCGGCAGCGCCGCGTCGTTCGATGCCGATCGCATCCCGATCACCGTCTCGCTGGTCCTGACCAAGAACCCCTAG